In Parasteatoda tepidariorum isolate YZ-2023 chromosome 2, CAS_Ptep_4.0, whole genome shotgun sequence, one DNA window encodes the following:
- the LOC107454094 gene encoding carboxypeptidase N subunit 2, with protein MEILVLLLLFWIAADLASARCPKQCTCALKFGRKTVFCSGGGLNYIPVAEMDMNVHELVITSPPDNPNNITVGRIFFKFSNLETVRIIKSGIPAIGDSSFWPGRRLRVLDLSHNAISFLRESDFNGLKNLIELDLSDNEIFATPSAPFRHLLNLKKLSLAQNKLQNLVPRFFYLLSQLEELNLSGNVLGFIDPEILQDVRNLKVLKIGRCRLLQVHPMLYQQLPVLEHLDLRDNYLTSLSPGEFRHLQHLSTLQMDGNALVSLTEGIFHGQTLQKLGLSRNNLSSLSDKTFTNATIRALDISYNKLEYVLRDTFTPLGHCLEVLNISHNPIGNQAFFSIIHSLRNLKCLRSSRLKIKNLLRDVFASNTKLVTLNLSHNAVVEISPDILYPLENLESLDVSFNKISTLAESVLEALFNKTFFRNVHLHGNPFDCSSCQIAPIFHFANETHFVDGNDSFHECLQCEMPIEWKGRCIISLQENQITCQNIIFDRQYLEYTSQVGLMVAISIIVLIVTIILVIIVIYRRHIAHYYTHEEEQRAWKGIYENPALVPSGGVHYGEPTFISTGDKVDENIEDIRTP; from the exons ATGGAAATTTTAGTCCTTCTTCTCTTATTCTGGATCGCCGCTGACCTCGCCTCTGCCCGATGTCCAAAGCAATGCACTTGCGCCCTCAAGTTTGGCAGGAAGACGGTGTTCTGTTCAGGCGGTGGCCTAAACTACATTCCCGTGGCCGAGATGGACATGAATGTACACGAACTGGTGATCACTTCTCCCCCGGACAACCCCAACAACATCACGGTCGggagaatatttttcaagttctCCAATCTGGAGACTGTGAGGATCATTAAATCGGGTATACCTGCCATAGGAGACAGTTCATTCTGGCCGGGAAGGCGATTGCGAGTGCTCGATCTGAGCCATAATGCAATCAGCTTCTTAAGGGAATCCGATTTCAACGGACTCAAAAACTTGATAGAATTGGACCTGAGTGACAACGAAATATTCGCCACCCCTTCGGCACCCTTCCGCCACCTTCTCAACTTGAAGAAACTCTCTTTGGCCCAAAACAAACTCCAGAATTTAGTTCCTAG aTTCTTTTACCTCCTTTCTCAGCTGGAGGAACTCAATTTAAGTGGGAATGTCCTGGGATTCATCGATCCAGAGATTCTTCAGGATGTGAGGAACCTGAAGGTACTGAAAATAGGTCGGTGCAGACTGCTGCAGGTGCACCCGATGCTCTACCAGCAGCTCCCTGTGCTCGAGCATCTGGACTTGAGAGACAACTACCTCACTTCACTGTCTCCCGGAGAATTCCGGCACCTTCAGCACCTCTCTACTCTTCAAATGGACGGTAATGCGCTGGTTAGCCTGACGGAGGGCATCTTCCACGGACAGACACTTCAAAAGTTAGGACTTTCTCGAAATAACCTCTCCTCTTTATCAGATAAGACTTTCACGAACGCCACTATCCGGGCACTAGATATCTCTTACAATAAATTAGAGTATGTGCTTCGAGACACTTTCACGCCACTTGGGCACTGTCTGGAGGTCCTTAACATCAGCCACAACCCCATCGGAAATCAGGCCTTCTTCTCCATCATCCACTCCCTGAGAAATCTGAAATGCCTTCGGTCATCTCGTctgaagattaaaaatttgttgaggGACGTTTTTGCGTCGAACACTAAACTAGTGACACTGAATCTGTCTCATAACGCTGTGGTTGAAATCAGTCCGGATATTCTGTATCCGTTAGAGAACTTGGAAAGTTTAGACGTGAGTTTCAACAAGATAAGTACTCTGGCGGAGAGTGTATTGGAAGCGTTATTTAACAAGACGTTTTTCAGAAACGTCCATCTACACGGTAATCCCTTCGATTGCTCCTCTTGTCAGATTGCACCGATTTTTCACTTCGCTAACGAGACACATTTTGTGGACGGGAATGACTCGTTTCATGAATGTCTGCAGTGTGAAATGCCCATCGAGTGGAAGGGTCGTTGCATTATTTCACTCCaagaaaatcaaataacatGTCAAAACATCATTTTCGATCGCCAATACCTCGAATACACGTCACAGGTAGGGCTGATGGTGGCCATTTCCATTATCGTACTTATCGTGACCATCATATTGGTCATCATCGTAATCTACCGACGGCACATAGCTCACTATTATACCCACGAAGAAGAGCAAAGAGCGTGGAAGGGAATCTACGAGAATCCCGCCCTGGTACCCTCAGGAGGTGTTCACTACGGGGAGCCCACTTTTATCTCGACTGGCGACAAAGTGGACGAAAACATTGAGGACATCCGAACACCCTGA